A window of Nicotiana sylvestris chromosome 8, ASM39365v2, whole genome shotgun sequence genomic DNA:
tatataattaaaaatgcaATTAAAAAATTAATCACAATCAGTGACAAAGATGTAATCCTCTCTATGCGTCTTAAATGATTCCCTAATCCCTACCATCCTCTATTATAAAATTCCCACTTCCTTCTCCTCCTTTTTCCACACTAATCCACTAGAATATTACACCATTTCTTCGTTGCCGGCCATAGCCACAATTTCCATAACTTTTTTCGCTCTCTGTGTACTGTGTACTGAATTCTTTTCAGTACTCGCTAAAGCAGAGAAAAATCGCAGGCCTAGTTTCTAATAGTGTTACCTTTTTGGGGGTTCTGAATCACTGCTAAAGTTCTAGGGTGGATATACTGCTACGGCTATCGCATCAACAACAGTCAACAActactgttttttttttgtttgtcaaTTTATGGTTTATGGACCACTAGTACTGCAAAAAGTTGGTTTCTGTGAAAGCAATTTGTGGAAAGGAAAATCAAGTATAGTAGTAGTAGTATACCACTGTATATCACAGAGAGAGCGTGAAAATTAATCAGtcgcaaaagaagaagaaaaatgctTGAAACGGTTAAGTACCTGATTGGCTCCGCCGGCCCTAGCGGTTTCGGTTCCAAATCCACCGCTGAAATTGTCACCGAACAATCTCCTGATCTTCGCTCCGTCACCGCTATTATCACTGGTAAGATATTAATCAGTACTATTCGAAATTTAATCATTTCATACGAAAAAAATGATTATATCATCATGTGATTTGTGCAGGTGCTACGTCAGGAATTGGAGCGGAAACAGCGAGAGTATTAGCCAAACGCGGTGCTAAGCTGATTTTACCGGCTCGTAGCTTAAAAGCAGCTGAAGAAACCAAAGCTCGTATTATCTCCGAATCGCCGGGCGCGGAGGTTATCGTTATGGCTCTCGATCTTAGTTCTCTCAGTTCCGTTCGGAAGTTCGTTACCGAATTTGAGAGTCTGAAATTTCCTCTCAATCTTCTCATGTAAGTACTACTTCATTCAGTTTAGCTTTTTTCGATCAACTATATATATTTATTAGTATTAGTTTTAATTTTTAAACTTATTTTTTAGGTTCACGTTTTATCTGTTTGATTGCAGAAACAACGCCGGAAAATTCGCTCACCAGCACGCCATTTCTGAGGACGGAATTGAGATGACTTTTGCTACTAATCACCTAGGTAAAGCCATTTGATAAACTAAACCGTTTTCTTTTTCATTTACATGCATGTGATGAATTTTTTAAAGCCGATTAtattattttctatttctttttcgtTTAATTTGTGTGCGCATAATTACAGGCCATTTTCTTTTGACGAAGCTGTTACTGAAGAAGATGATCGAGACGGCCAAAGAAACCGGCATTCAAGGAAGGATAGTGAATGTGTCGTCAAGCATACACGGCTGGTTTTCCGGCGACTCGATTCAGTATCTCCGACTGATCACTAAAGACAAAAGGTGAATTTTATTCATATCTCTGTTGCTATCGCTTTTGAAAAATGAGGAAAAGTACATTACGTTACTTTTATAGGACTTTGTACTGAATTAAATGCATTATTGGTACGAGACAATATAGGATTTTTTGTACCACGCATTCACTTTTTTTTCGAAAACGAAATCACATTTTATGTCTTTATAAGTGTTTTAGTGggcatttggacataagaatggtaaaattttaaaataagcaAAATTTTTCTTCaataaaaatgatatttgaatattTAGTATTGTGTTTAAACATGTCTTTATAAGTGTTTTAGTGGgtatttggacataagaattgtaaaattttaaaaaagcGAAATTTTTCTTCAATataaatggtatttgaaaatttaGTGTTGTGTTTaaacatgaatataattttggttgatttttaaatttttaagagtgatatgagtgaaaattttgaaaaataaactttttgaagttttttaaattttcaaaaaattctaaaattcaTCTATTGAAAACTTTATGGTCAAAtactgattttaaaaaaaattaaaatatttcaaaaaaaaaagtaaaaaaaaattcatatccaAAGGAGATTTTGAAGTGCAGTCCAATTGAAAGGACAATCTGTGCACAAGGGTGTGATTTTGACAGCTTCCATCAGCATGAATCTTATTTGTAGAGTTAGTCGATACCGCATATATTTGATAGAATAGTTGAAATACGCATATGTTGATTTGAATACCAATGTTTTAAAGTAAACATAAAATAATATGACGTAGTTTATGGCAAAACATTATCGCATCCAtggtaattaaaaaaaatactataTAGTCATATATTTTGTGCAAAATTTTAAACATACATAATTTGTGTTAACAAGTTTGACTTTATTATGAAAGAGTGTAATTTGTCTTGGTCTATGGCAGTCAATATGATGCGACACGTGCATATGCTCTCTCGAAGCTGGCTAATGTTTTGCATACCAAGGAGCTGGCTCAGATATTGAAAGTAAGTCCAAGATTTTCTCTCCtattttattgaaaaaaaaatgttattTATTGTTTTAGGAAAAGTGAAATTTGTTGCCTTGCCTCTGATTCTTTTGGAAGACTGAATTATTGTTGTGTTCAGATACTAGAAATTAATATTATCTGTCCTTTTTGTCTTGTAAATGTTGCAGAAAATGGGGGCAAATGTGACAGTCAATTGTGTTCATCCTGGGATTGTTAGAACTAGACTGACTAGAGAACGCGAAGGCCTTCTCACTGGTATGTTAAATACTCCCCTACCTTTCTTTTTTCATCAACCATGAAATATAATTATAATACTCAGTAAAATCGCCTCGTTTATTTCATAATTTTTTATAACGGTGGTATACGAACTAGTCCTCCGCACTTCTGATTACGTTATTAGATGTCTGATATCTTCCTCAAGTACAAATATTGGTTAATTTTGTCTACCAAAGGCCAGGTAGATAGGAAAAGATCATCCAacatttttttgttattattggAATTTAAATCCCAATCTTTTATAGTTTTACAACTTCATAGATCGCTAAGATACATCCTTGGATGCTAGTTCAAATAAAAAAATTGTAGGCTTCCTTTTGAATATCATCAGTTCATTTGGTTAAAAAGATTTCTTTTTTGAAAAATCAAGGCGAAATATTTACAAAACCTAATACAACTTAAATTTAAGTTTTCACAATAAATAAGCCAGATGCTATTTAAactaatttctaaaaaaaataatacttgtatgtaccttttttttcttcacaaaatTGTTTTCCAGAGTCTAGTCTTCAGTAACTAATCTGAAACTAAATCAAATGTTACCTGAGTATTCAGATAGGGAATAGGGTTGAAATAGTTATGTTTCATAAGACGAAACAATTTTTTTTACAGTTGTCAAATAAGCTAGTGCCTTACTCTTACAAAAATAGAGGATGTCTCGTTTTCATAAACTATAACCCCATTACTCATGatacattttttttaataaatgcaGATTTGGTGTTCTTTTTGACTTCAAAACTTTTAAAGACTATTCCACAGGTAATTTTTCTCCTGTTCGATCTCTCCTCATATATCCTTTAGTAGGCGTTTGGCATGGTTTGGTtgagatttgaaaaaaaaaaatagtatttcAAGTTAAGTTGAAAAGGGATATTTGGAAGTTGATAAGTAATATTTTGCTCCAGTATTAATGATCGGATTAAATTGTAGAAAATACAATATGTTTGGTtgagatttgaaaaaaaaatagtatttaAAGTTAAGTTGAAAAGGGATATTTGGAAGTTGATAAGTAGTATTTTGCTCCAGGATTAATGATCGGATTAAATTATAGAAAATAAAATATCGTCAAATTCATTGAATAAATAAAGTATGATTACTTATATACTGTTCGACATCTCCATGATTCAGGCAGCTGCGACAACTTGCTATGTGGCAACTCATCCAAGACTTACAAATGTGAGTGGAAAATATTTTGCAGACTGTAATGAAGTTTCTTCTTCAAAATTGGGTTCCAATTTAACAGAAGCAGCACGCATATGGTCAGCTTCTGAGATTATGATTTCTAAAAATTCAAATGCACATTTAGATCCATTGGAGACATTGCTCTGAAGCTctctctcaaaaaaaaaaaaaaaatcggcgAAGGACATAATATTGTAGTATTTTTGGTATTATGAGAGATTAGTGAGTTCTTGTATAAAGAGAAATTTTTTTGCGATAATATAGcaggatatatatatacaaaaaatctAGGAGTATGTTCGCATAGTAATTAAGCTAGATAATTTAATATGTACATTGGTTTATTTTCTTCGTATATGTAAGTTTGTGAAGTTTAATTTGAAGCTTACCAATAGTAAAATTTCTGATTGGCAGTTTATTTTACATGGAATTGATGAATAAATTTGTTATACTAATATGTGTGGATATGTGGTAAACTAGTTGCGGCAGTGATTCAATTAATGATTAGCTATAAAATAGCTCAATTtgaaaaaatttcaaaagaaaatgaTTTTCTTAATTGGTTAGAGTATGGaaaaaatttaaagaaattaaGATGGAATCAATAACATGGGTTCGTTCGTTTCCATGTGGATGTTAATATAATTTTTGGGGAATCTTTGAGGGGTTAATGAGGGACCTACTAACATGTATCAGGTGAAAGGCAACCGTGTGTAGAAGCAGAAAAATAATCATATTGAAGGACAGTCATATCAGAGAAAAAAAAGTGATGATGTTATATTATTATTTGTGTGTGTCAATTGCAATCCGTTGAAGGGAGCGTTggcgtaattggtaaagttgttgtTGTGTGACCAGAAGgttacgggttcgagccgtgaaaacagcCTCTTGTAGAAATGCAGGGATATTCTTGTGGTCCAACCCTTCTCCGGACCCCGCTCATAACGGGAgattagtgcaccgggctgccctttaatTGCGATCCGTGGATTTTGATGTAAACTTTTAAGAGCATTAATTGAGGTTTCTAACCACCATAGATTTTGGTGGATTTGGTGGAACGGATAAGATCCTTTTGTTTTAATTAGAGGTGTTATGAATTTGAGCCTTGGGAACAAAAAAATTATTGATAGGAAGCGCTTTTATCAAAATTCATGCAATGCAAATTTTAATTAATCGAGGCGTCAACCCAAATATTGAATAATGGgtaagaaacaaagaaaaaggtctttGATAAGGCAAAATATGAGCCAAATTCAACTAAGAGACAATACTTATCAATCAAGGTCTCTAAAAGGCAAAATTAAGCCACATTCATCTAAAGGCAATCATGCAATTTGGTTCTAAAGATCGTTCATTTACATATTGCAATTTTAATGTTCTCTGATAAATGGAACCAAGTGATCCACTATGTCAAGAATCATTGAACCACAAATGCGCTGATGCCGTGGAGTTTGTCCATTAgcagattattattattatgaggaAAATAAACTCTTCCTCTTCAATGTTTAATACTCCATTTTTTCGAGATAATTTTAAAATCAATGTTTAATACTcccttttttcacttttacttgtccactatatATGGACTTTGTACTCcccttaaaaataataaatgaagtgcataatttactATGATATCCATATcaattgatgcatatttttaatggatttaagaaaataatttgaaattagTGGGTATAACAGGAAAAAAGAAATCGTCTTCTCTTGATATACTAAaagtaaaaatttatttttaaaatactgaaCAAGTAAAAGTAAACGGAGAGAGTATAACATAATAAATCGAGTAGTACACAGTTAGTCAGAGACTCGGGAAGAGAAAGAAAGCATATTGAGTtcaacgattttttttttttttttggtgcaaAAACAAATATGGTTGAACTCAATATGTAAAAGACTTTGATGGCACATTGATTTGCCAATCTATAGTAAACCTTATTGTAAAAAAGGGAgtcattttttatgattttttttagtgtttAGTTGGTGAGTGAATTTCTTTCCCCGAAAAGGTAGAAAACTCAATAATATTTAACATATGAAGAATGTTTTGATAATTTTTTTGAGtattaaaaattaataatattatctaagaGTTAGTTATATcaaataatataaaattaaagATAAGATAATTATAAACTCAAGCCATAAGTGAGGGAAATTATTTTTCTAGTAAAAAATTAATTATGATAACCAAACACCAATCCTGATAGTCACCATCAACACCTGTAGGCAAATGGTACTTTTGGAcataagaatattttttttttcaaaaaattgtcatttttttcgaaatcagtgtttggccataaaattttcaattttcacttgaaaatgaattttagaatttttcgaaaatttgaaaaattctaaaaaactatttttcaaaattttcactcagatcacttacaaaaatttaaaaacaacccaaaattatattcatgtccaaacacaactctaattttcaaataccattttcacttgaaaaaaaaaattcactttttttttttgaattttacaattctttaTGTCTAAACGCCCACTAAGAATCTCCTCACAGTAGGTATCAGTTTAATACACAGaacccttttctttttccttttttgatccttcaaatttaaataaaattaaaatcacAGGCATAAAAATATATGCATACAAATGCGagctagaaaaaaaaaagaaaatatttctcGTACTAATAGGAGATAACACGTACTTTGTACAATTAGTcgagctatatatatatatatatatatatatatatatatataaactaactCGAACAAATATTTCTCGTACTAATAGGACAATTAGTagagctatatatatatatataaactaactCGAACACCACGATTATCGAAAAACTAAAGCAATTCTTATCGGTTGATGAGCTAGGCCCTTTTCAAGAATAGACATTTGGAAATGGTGGACCTTAGTTTACAACCCTTTAACCTAACAAATTATGAGCAACCTCATCTTCTGAAATAAAAACCAGCTTCTCCTCCATTTAAAGtgctttccaacataaaattttgcCCCCATATATGATAATGATATTTAGATTCCACCACTATCTATTGTCTTCAAATTTGTATGGTAGATCATATTGCACCTATCTACTTAAGTTTTTAAAATTGGAAAAAAGGTAAATTTTGTTTGATATGTTGTTTTTTTCGAGATGGAATTGCTGTTCCATTATTAAGAACCTATATAAGTGGATCTTGTGTGTGATTTTTCTTAAGAAACTCTATTTGCCCTATAACCTGGAAATTGGAAATTGTTTAGTTAAAAGTTGAAAATATGTTATGAGTCAAAGAGATTATTAGAGTCACTCTAGTAGTTATAATTTGATGGTTCTAATCTCACCAATTTTCTTAAGATTTGTTGTGGTTTGAATGGAAATAATATGCTTAATTTTCTGTTCAGGTTATTTGAAAGTagaggcggacccaggatttgaTGGTCGCGGGGCACCATGACGTTCAATTAAATTTACCATTACTCATAAAGATTGATACGGGGGCCTATGCTAATATTTgactatttttaaaaaatatttgtaATTATATAGAATTTTTActgaaattttcaagtgcccGTGACCGCTCATTTTATAATATGCGTCCTCCTCTGTTTGAAAGACATATTCCCTTCTTAATTCCCATTCCTTATTTACGAGCCAGCTCCTCCGATCAAACTCCCTATTTCGATCCTGAAAAacagaatgaaaaaagaaagttACCAGTGAAAGAACAAATATAGTCTTTAACTAAAGGGCAGTCCGATGCACAGAGCTTCCGCTATGTGCGGGATCTGGGGAAGGGCCGGATTATAAGGGTCTATTATACACAACATTACTCTGTATTtctacaaaaaattatttttacggCTTGAACCTGTGACCTCCTGAT
This region includes:
- the LOC104211193 gene encoding short-chain dehydrogenase TIC 32 A, chloroplastic — encoded protein: MLETVKYLIGSAGPSGFGSKSTAEIVTEQSPDLRSVTAIITGATSGIGAETARVLAKRGAKLILPARSLKAAEETKARIISESPGAEVIVMALDLSSLSSVRKFVTEFESLKFPLNLLINNAGKFAHQHAISEDGIEMTFATNHLGHFLLTKLLLKKMIETAKETGIQGRIVNVSSSIHGWFSGDSIQYLRLITKDKSQYDATRAYALSKLANVLHTKELAQILKKMGANVTVNCVHPGIVRTRLTREREGLLTDLVFFLTSKLLKTIPQAAATTCYVATHPRLTNVSGKYFADCNEVSSSKLGSNLTEAARIWSASEIMISKNSNAHLDPLETLL